A single window of Leptospira neocaledonica DNA harbors:
- a CDS encoding FeoA family protein — protein sequence MKSKLFELEEGESGKITGIKNESGKTGLVRNLLDMGFLPGTKITVVRKFQDQDKMIVKLGLVRLAIRKLEADLLELN from the coding sequence ATGAAATCCAAACTTTTCGAATTAGAAGAGGGAGAATCCGGAAAAATTACCGGAATTAAAAACGAATCCGGAAAAACGGGACTGGTCCGAAACCTATTAGATATGGGTTTTCTTCCTGGAACAAAAATCACTGTGGTCCGAAAATTCCAAGACCAAGATAAGATGATCGTAAAATTGGGGCTTGTTCGATTGGCCATTCGGAAATTAGAAGCGGATCTTCTGGAATTGAACTAG
- a CDS encoding LTA synthase family protein encodes MIKRLPTNLRIILFYSISFLILLTVFRFVLLFIYFSKLGNSPISEVISSFWIGIRFDLCVISIVIGPSWILSSLYYPNRWKFYRYIWGILPIPLFLWMTGHLIGDTIYFGEADKHLGYEGFVFLGKDLIILIEAGIKNDTLKVILGLIGIFTGLPALIYLFIKYNGYQYSSQNRTKELAQIPISIILLLLLFRGGVQPRPLRSTEAIHSENPFLNQLPLNGVFTTIMDLKSKSILPELQMSNSESIRIVQTEIDYPGAKFIDPEYPLLRETLETRKETPPNIVLILLESWTGKFLKPNGDGIVGGKELAPNFNSLAKEGRYFPRFFATGGRTVNGLMSVLTGIPDRPGITVVRTHQVLGNFGGLGSLLKTLGYSTYFVHGGDVGFDNMSFLFPHWGFDNIIGKEEIEKTGKYKSGAWGFYDGDVLQELHETLSKAKQPFAAVSLTLTTHYPYQVPETGQSPYPETLKDSDYFNTYSYSDESIGKFMEKAKKSSYFQNTIFVFVADHTHHRDLNPFEDRNIPFLIYSPKYVKPGLDPTISSQLDVIPTILGLVGKKVKFSSFGKDLLSNSSQPKAGGSYFAFSSVIGWIENEYALYRSTEGELREAYPMPWSENKSKCAKIKETCDEYEQKAKAFLNLSYELLNKNRIFPEK; translated from the coding sequence ATGATAAAAAGGCTGCCGACAAACCTTAGGATAATTTTATTTTACTCCATTAGTTTTTTGATCCTTTTAACTGTTTTTAGATTTGTATTACTCTTCATCTACTTCTCAAAATTGGGAAACTCCCCTATTAGCGAAGTAATTTCCTCCTTTTGGATCGGAATTCGGTTCGATCTATGTGTGATTTCGATAGTGATCGGGCCATCCTGGATCTTATCTTCTTTATATTATCCAAATCGTTGGAAGTTCTATCGGTATATTTGGGGAATTCTTCCTATTCCATTATTCTTATGGATGACAGGGCATTTGATCGGAGACACGATCTATTTTGGAGAAGCCGACAAACATTTAGGATACGAAGGATTTGTATTTTTAGGAAAAGATCTGATCATACTAATAGAAGCCGGGATCAAGAATGACACATTAAAAGTGATCTTGGGACTGATTGGAATATTCACAGGGCTCCCCGCATTAATTTATCTTTTTATAAAATACAACGGATATCAGTATTCTTCGCAAAACAGAACCAAGGAATTGGCCCAAATCCCGATTTCGATCATTTTATTACTGCTTTTGTTTAGAGGAGGAGTCCAGCCCAGACCATTACGATCCACGGAAGCAATTCATTCGGAAAATCCTTTTTTGAACCAACTTCCTTTGAATGGTGTGTTTACCACGATCATGGATCTAAAATCCAAATCAATTCTTCCTGAATTACAAATGTCTAATAGTGAATCGATCCGGATCGTACAAACAGAAATCGATTACCCTGGTGCAAAATTTATAGATCCTGAATATCCACTTTTAAGGGAAACATTAGAGACCAGAAAAGAAACTCCTCCGAATATAGTGCTTATTCTTCTGGAAAGCTGGACAGGAAAATTCCTGAAGCCGAACGGGGATGGAATTGTAGGAGGCAAAGAACTCGCTCCTAATTTTAACTCCTTAGCAAAAGAAGGAAGATACTTTCCTAGATTTTTTGCCACTGGCGGAAGGACAGTAAACGGTCTCATGTCCGTTCTCACGGGAATTCCAGATCGTCCAGGAATCACAGTGGTGAGAACCCATCAGGTTTTAGGAAATTTCGGTGGTCTTGGGTCTTTATTAAAAACATTGGGATATTCTACATATTTCGTACATGGTGGAGATGTAGGATTTGATAATATGAGTTTTCTTTTTCCTCATTGGGGGTTTGACAATATCATAGGAAAAGAAGAAATCGAAAAAACAGGAAAATATAAATCTGGGGCCTGGGGATTTTACGATGGAGATGTACTACAAGAACTCCATGAAACGTTATCAAAAGCAAAACAACCTTTTGCTGCGGTCAGCCTAACTCTTACCACGCATTATCCCTATCAAGTACCGGAAACAGGGCAGAGTCCTTATCCGGAAACGCTCAAAGATTCGGATTATTTTAATACTTACTCCTATTCGGACGAATCCATAGGGAAATTTATGGAGAAGGCAAAAAAATCCTCCTATTTCCAAAATACCATTTTTGTATTTGTGGCGGATCATACTCATCATAGAGACTTGAATCCATTCGAAGATCGTAATATTCCCTTCCTCATATATTCACCTAAATACGTAAAGCCGGGACTGGATCCGACGATCTCTTCTCAGTTGGATGTTATCCCAACAATCTTAGGACTAGTAGGCAAGAAGGTAAAATTTTCTTCTTTTGGCAAGGACTTACTTTCGAATTCTTCTCAGCCAAAGGCAGGCGGTTCTTATTTTGCGTTTTCCAGCGTGATCGGTTGGATAGAGAATGAATACGCTCTTTATAGATCCACGGAAGGGGAACTCAGAGAAGCCTATCCAATGCCTTGGAGCGAGAACAAATCCAAGTGCGCCAAAATAAAGGAGACCTGCGATGAATATGAACAGAAGGCAAAAGCATTTCTAAATCTGAGCTATGAACTTTTAAATAAGAACCGGATCTTCCCGGAGAAGTAA
- a CDS encoding M23 family metallopeptidase — MIRKICLLFTALSFGISAAPKSYGSLGSEVDFLDFGKVTVAPFSYSVSSSYDEEYGAFNLFDSNPKSYWYSSGENKPEWIIVDFGSKRLINSIEVLVPMFRGKRATDEYEIQVLHQENWKTIFKNDKVDLVNQHNLPPIDASILRLYFPKKEEKSIVIGEFKILLNGTVLNSVSNRFTGYQYPVPDGLLPEKDYQLPGAPREYRNGVHKGLDIYYKREKIGPPRRLTFSDVLVSPADGTIIRADLDYSPMTLSEFQKYSTLAQKNGVTYVEKDFGGRQVWIDHGNGVMTSFNHLSSIKKGIKLGTKVKAGDEIGNVGNSGLMGEAKGNDENIHLHFEIWVDGEYLGAGVPTSQIRKLLQFFFSKSNLN; from the coding sequence ATGATTCGAAAAATCTGTCTTTTATTTACGGCTCTTTCTTTCGGTATATCCGCAGCTCCCAAGTCCTACGGCTCCTTGGGTTCCGAAGTGGATTTTTTGGATTTCGGAAAAGTGACGGTGGCACCCTTTTCCTATTCTGTATCTTCTTCTTACGATGAAGAATACGGTGCATTTAATCTATTCGATTCTAATCCTAAATCCTATTGGTATTCTTCCGGAGAAAATAAACCTGAATGGATCATCGTGGATTTCGGTTCCAAAAGATTGATCAACTCCATCGAAGTATTAGTGCCTATGTTCCGAGGAAAAAGAGCCACGGATGAATACGAGATTCAAGTTCTTCATCAAGAAAACTGGAAAACCATTTTTAAAAATGATAAAGTGGATTTAGTGAATCAACATAATCTTCCTCCGATTGATGCATCGATTCTTAGATTATATTTTCCTAAAAAAGAAGAAAAGAGTATAGTGATCGGTGAATTTAAGATCCTGCTCAATGGGACAGTCCTAAATTCGGTATCCAATCGATTCACTGGATACCAATACCCAGTTCCAGATGGACTTCTTCCGGAAAAAGACTACCAACTTCCGGGCGCACCTAGGGAATATAGGAATGGGGTCCATAAAGGATTAGATATTTATTATAAACGAGAGAAGATCGGTCCGCCCAGACGATTGACCTTTTCTGATGTTTTGGTATCTCCTGCTGACGGAACGATAATCCGTGCGGATCTAGATTATTCTCCTATGACACTTTCCGAATTCCAAAAATATTCTACTTTAGCCCAGAAAAACGGGGTTACTTATGTGGAAAAAGATTTTGGAGGCAGGCAGGTTTGGATCGATCATGGGAACGGGGTTATGACCTCTTTCAACCATCTTTCTTCCATCAAGAAAGGGATTAAACTGGGTACAAAAGTAAAGGCCGGTGATGAGATCGGTAACGTGGGCAATTCGGGCCTAATGGGAGAAGCAAAAGGAAACGATGAAAACATCCATTTACATTTCGAGATCTGGGTGGACGGAGAATATCTAGGCGCCGGAGTTCCTACCAGCCAGATCCGAAAACTTCTACAGTTTTTCTTTTCTAAATCAAATTTGAATTGA
- the feoB gene encoding ferrous iron transport protein B, which translates to MKLLNTEIQNPEPKTETFRVLLTGNPNCGKSTLFNRLTGLRQKTGNYHGVTVEKAEGTISKEDRTAYLVDLPGAYSLGGESEDKQVTTRILLSRESEDKLIFVLDAVAIERGLQFLMQVSSLKIPMIVAVTMNDTLEKKGVHLDLKVLSKAFGVSFYFVNPRSGEGVEFLEKVLTDPSSYQIPNPNFSWDKKRTALIESVLSKLSVNDPDSVRFVLENSFKEFSGETLQTGLPSAEFFPEKTREFIHSEWQKSKLEFSYGEELVQRSIWIKKLLSKSVSGSEIAEKGILGFADKILLHPIWGLTIFLGIMALVFQFLFTWSEVPMDWIEARIGDLADLVGNYLPEGPVRSLIQEGMIGGVGAVLVFIPQISLLFLFIGIMEESGYIARASFLMDRLMGRFGLSGKSFIPLLSSAACAVPAIMGTRTIENKADRLTTILVSPLITCSARYPVYILVIGTVFSAEPVFGIFSPKVLALFGLFLLGMFASMGAAFLFKKTFFRSEPAYFLMELPRYQWPSLKSLFFTVYKKIKAFIENAGKVILFISVILWFLANYPRVEGSKTENLSPPQAKSLQISESYAGRMGKMMEPILEPIGFGWKMGLGIITSFAAREVMVSTLSIVYGVQGEDSEDENLKEALRKDKDPETGKPVWTIASALSLLVFFAFACQCMSTLAVVKKETNSLFWPFFMFTYMTILAYTSSLLVFHFSKFLGWN; encoded by the coding sequence ATGAAATTATTAAATACTGAAATACAAAATCCGGAGCCTAAAACGGAGACGTTCCGGGTATTACTGACTGGAAATCCGAACTGTGGCAAGTCTACACTATTCAATAGGCTTACAGGCCTCCGACAAAAAACGGGAAATTATCACGGGGTCACGGTAGAAAAAGCGGAAGGAACAATCAGTAAGGAAGACAGAACTGCCTATCTAGTAGATCTTCCTGGCGCTTATAGTTTAGGCGGAGAATCGGAAGACAAACAAGTAACGACCCGTATTCTTCTTTCCAGGGAATCGGAAGACAAATTGATCTTCGTATTGGATGCAGTTGCGATAGAAAGAGGACTTCAATTTTTAATGCAGGTATCTTCTCTCAAGATTCCTATGATAGTCGCTGTCACAATGAACGATACCTTGGAAAAGAAAGGGGTTCATTTAGATCTGAAAGTTTTATCCAAGGCATTCGGAGTTTCTTTTTATTTCGTAAACCCCAGATCAGGAGAGGGTGTAGAATTTTTGGAAAAAGTTTTAACTGATCCTTCTTCTTACCAGATCCCAAATCCTAATTTTTCCTGGGACAAAAAAAGAACGGCACTCATTGAATCCGTACTTTCTAAACTTTCCGTAAATGATCCTGACTCGGTCAGATTCGTATTAGAAAACAGTTTTAAAGAATTCAGCGGAGAAACTCTACAAACTGGACTTCCTTCCGCCGAGTTTTTCCCCGAAAAAACCCGGGAATTCATTCACTCCGAATGGCAGAAATCTAAATTAGAATTTTCTTATGGAGAAGAATTGGTCCAAAGATCCATCTGGATCAAAAAACTTTTGTCCAAATCTGTTTCGGGTTCGGAAATTGCCGAAAAAGGGATCTTAGGATTTGCTGATAAAATACTTCTCCACCCCATCTGGGGACTTACGATTTTTTTAGGAATCATGGCTCTTGTATTCCAATTCTTATTCACATGGTCAGAAGTGCCCATGGATTGGATAGAAGCAAGAATAGGAGATCTAGCGGATCTTGTAGGGAATTATTTGCCGGAAGGACCGGTGCGTTCCCTAATCCAAGAAGGAATGATTGGAGGGGTCGGAGCAGTTTTAGTTTTCATTCCTCAAATTAGTCTATTATTCCTATTCATAGGAATAATGGAAGAAAGTGGTTATATCGCTAGAGCTTCCTTTCTAATGGATAGATTGATGGGAAGATTCGGTCTTTCAGGAAAATCTTTTATTCCATTACTATCCAGTGCTGCATGCGCAGTGCCTGCAATCATGGGGACAAGAACCATCGAGAACAAAGCAGACAGACTTACTACAATTTTAGTATCACCTTTGATCACCTGCTCTGCCAGATACCCGGTTTACATTTTAGTAATAGGGACAGTTTTTTCTGCAGAGCCAGTGTTCGGGATCTTCTCCCCAAAAGTTCTAGCATTATTCGGTCTTTTCTTATTGGGAATGTTTGCTTCGATGGGAGCGGCCTTTTTATTTAAAAAAACGTTTTTCAGATCGGAACCAGCTTACTTTTTGATGGAACTACCTAGATACCAGTGGCCTTCTCTCAAAAGTTTATTTTTTACAGTTTATAAAAAGATCAAAGCATTCATAGAGAACGCAGGAAAAGTAATTCTATTCATTTCAGTCATTCTATGGTTCTTAGCAAATTATCCAAGGGTAGAAGGTTCCAAAACGGAGAATTTAAGTCCGCCACAAGCAAAGTCCCTACAAATCTCAGAATCATATGCGGGAAGAATGGGAAAAATGATGGAGCCTATCTTAGAACCGATCGGTTTCGGGTGGAAAATGGGACTTGGGATCATTACTTCATTTGCAGCTAGAGAAGTAATGGTATCCACATTGTCCATCGTATACGGAGTCCAAGGAGAAGATTCCGAAGACGAAAATCTTAAGGAAGCCCTCAGAAAAGACAAGGATCCGGAAACCGGAAAACCTGTTTGGACAATTGCAAGTGCCTTAAGTTTACTCGTGTTTTTTGCATTCGCTTGCCAATGTATGTCTACTCTTGCCGTAGTGAAAAAGGAAACAAACTCTTTATTCTGGCCGTTTTTTATGTTTACATACATGACAATTCTTGCATATACTTCCTCTCTTTTAGTTTTCCATTTTTCTAAATTTTTAGGCTGGAATTAA
- a CDS encoding N-acetylneuraminate synthase family protein encodes MSFSKSFRLEEKWEVGPDSSPFIIAEIGLNHNADPELGKKTIQAAKKAGADAVKFQTYKTENFLDIKNPKAKVLVDIFQTYELSEKLHIEFQKTAKEEGLFFFSTPLDPGSVDLLVNIGVKALKIASGDIVNKQLLQKCANTGLPLFLSSGAAEGFEVIRALEFLESEKVKDLVLFHCVSLYPTPPEKANLRTIEYYKNIFNGPLGFSDHTAGSIAGALAVSLGASVLEKHFTLDKTLPGPDHTISVDPSELKLYVENAKLAFQMRGEKKKIVQPQEAGGRFFGRRGLYADTNGNPIALRPDLSQEDKRHFDSWKLDEANSLVKQGKGPKPGESFIS; translated from the coding sequence ATGTCTTTTTCGAAAAGTTTTCGTTTGGAAGAAAAATGGGAGGTTGGCCCAGATTCTTCCCCATTTATAATCGCTGAGATCGGATTGAATCATAACGCAGATCCGGAATTAGGAAAAAAAACTATCCAGGCGGCAAAAAAGGCCGGAGCGGACGCGGTAAAATTCCAAACCTATAAGACCGAAAATTTTTTAGACATTAAAAATCCTAAAGCGAAAGTTCTGGTCGATATTTTCCAAACTTACGAACTTTCCGAAAAACTACATATTGAATTCCAAAAAACGGCAAAAGAAGAAGGCCTTTTCTTTTTCTCTACTCCTTTGGATCCAGGAAGTGTGGACCTTTTGGTAAACATAGGAGTAAAGGCTCTTAAGATCGCTAGTGGAGATATAGTTAATAAACAACTTCTGCAAAAATGTGCAAATACTGGATTACCTTTATTCTTATCCAGCGGTGCTGCAGAAGGTTTCGAAGTCATTCGTGCACTAGAGTTTTTGGAATCCGAAAAAGTTAAAGATCTGGTATTATTCCATTGTGTTTCTCTTTACCCTACCCCTCCCGAAAAAGCGAATTTGCGAACTATTGAATATTATAAAAATATATTTAATGGTCCTCTAGGTTTTTCAGACCATACTGCAGGGAGTATCGCAGGCGCGTTGGCTGTGTCCTTAGGTGCGAGCGTATTGGAGAAACATTTTACCTTAGATAAAACTCTCCCAGGCCCGGACCATACCATATCTGTGGATCCTTCCGAACTAAAATTGTATGTAGAAAATGCAAAACTTGCATTTCAAATGAGAGGAGAAAAGAAGAAGATCGTGCAACCCCAGGAAGCTGGCGGCAGATTTTTTGGAAGAAGAGGATTATACGCAGATACGAACGGAAATCCTATCGCACTTCGTCCCGATCTAAGCCAAGAAGATAAAAGACATTTTGATTCCTGGAAATTGGATGAGGCGAATTCTCTCGTCAAACAAGGTAAAGGACCAAAACCGGGAGAATCTTTTATCTCTTAA
- a CDS encoding ABC1 kinase family protein, giving the protein MPGFLEQLLQGVNSASRIVTSSYVFSTKTILLLKDLATGGSGSRNIPVRLREAFEELGATYIKLGQFIASAPSLFPEEIVTEMQKCLDSVRPLSFSEIQKVLKKELGRNYQNLFQSIDPVPMASASIAQVHSAVTKDGLDVVIKVQRPDIEGALGADLNLLFLASKLFEVFVPGLNKSGLSEMVGMFQSSILEEIDFIKEANNCEEFERYLLSSGETRARVPKIYRELSTKRVLVMEKFYGAPIIDETSLRKFSKDPSKTLSDALEIWFSTLSKSGFFHADVHAGNLMILRDGTVGFIDFGIVGRISSKVWEGLMIFLEGLALNRTDRIASGLVRMDGTAKGVDEKKLAKDLETVFDQMSKMVLDIQMGELDALDERKMNAILFEFRDISDRNGLKIPKEFGLLVKQILYFDRYIKSFAPELDLIRDREKFIR; this is encoded by the coding sequence ATGCCCGGATTCTTAGAACAACTTCTCCAAGGGGTAAACAGCGCTAGTCGTATAGTGACCAGTAGTTATGTTTTTTCCACCAAAACCATCCTACTTTTAAAGGATTTGGCTACAGGAGGAAGCGGATCCCGTAATATTCCGGTCCGATTGAGAGAAGCGTTTGAAGAATTAGGCGCAACGTATATTAAATTAGGCCAATTCATCGCATCGGCGCCTTCTCTCTTCCCTGAAGAGATCGTAACGGAGATGCAAAAATGTTTGGATTCCGTACGACCTCTCTCCTTCTCAGAGATCCAAAAAGTATTAAAAAAAGAATTGGGTAGGAATTACCAAAACTTATTCCAAAGTATAGATCCAGTTCCGATGGCATCTGCCTCCATCGCACAAGTCCATTCAGCAGTGACAAAAGACGGTTTGGACGTGGTGATAAAGGTGCAAAGGCCTGATATAGAAGGCGCATTAGGAGCAGATCTCAACCTTCTATTCTTAGCATCTAAATTATTCGAAGTATTCGTACCGGGCTTGAACAAATCAGGACTTTCCGAAATGGTCGGAATGTTTCAATCCTCTATTTTAGAAGAAATTGATTTTATAAAAGAAGCAAATAATTGTGAAGAATTCGAAAGATACCTTCTTTCTTCCGGAGAAACCAGAGCAAGAGTTCCCAAAATTTACAGAGAACTTAGCACCAAAAGAGTTCTGGTTATGGAAAAATTCTATGGGGCTCCTATTATAGACGAAACTTCTCTTCGTAAATTCAGTAAGGATCCTTCTAAAACACTTTCGGACGCTTTGGAGATCTGGTTTTCCACACTTTCCAAGTCCGGTTTCTTTCATGCGGACGTACATGCAGGAAATCTAATGATCTTAAGAGATGGAACAGTAGGCTTTATTGATTTCGGGATCGTAGGAAGAATTTCTTCAAAAGTCTGGGAAGGCCTAATGATCTTTTTAGAAGGCCTTGCGTTGAATAGAACGGATAGGATCGCAAGCGGTCTTGTTCGTATGGACGGAACCGCTAAAGGTGTTGATGAGAAAAAATTAGCCAAGGACCTAGAGACAGTCTTTGATCAAATGAGTAAGATGGTCTTAGATATACAAATGGGAGAACTGGATGCTCTCGACGAACGGAAGATGAATGCTATCCTTTTCGAATTCAGAGATATTTCTGACAGGAACGGATTAAAAATCCCGAAAGAATTCGGACTTCTAGTGAAACAAATCTTATACTTTGACAGATATATCAAATCATTCGCACCGGAGTTAGATCTGATCCGGGACAGGGAAAAATTTATCAGATGA
- a CDS encoding helicase, protein MSGESVLLQELEKLELNDLKKTAALWNIPKLPFKEKNKNVKFLFDSFLDEFYLKGVLEKLTVLQVNIYTSILKNKNVLTLGEISRKVNIPPINVEMELNLLRKYQLVYQRKNRERLTNNLDKYHAFDELAALVSLDQNLKGDKYKVSVEKLLDRKKLTDISNEWKKAVKAPAKIDSIRKFITHATSDEAYEAAIVSLSELERDTVVRIYLSGGAADADDIRSFIVMSRGKYETIIPALVEKGMIADVCFVEEKFVRIFALPEELLKYIQNNPILPSVKKGTRQRQEKLATNELDFFLNTKKLLSYISRKGLVLAKSGKVKQADHKRTEQELLNPDISIFPEKSQIYQMELILPILKLLNLADIKGENIILRGDLDGFLSKDIFEIMKLVIHEVNEARMKRVNPPEVFQPTEMPFYDKMILDKCVNLIIKSKRIHLSVIFSNIIREHLIFSPGFRTKNFQTDLADLRKEIMSAIFYLHLFGLLEVEYPNRFLTLSKLGEYFFQTGELAGVTEKGGITINPDFSVIAFPEKVSIYGIHLLKAFTELKDYDRVYTFVLTKEAYQLGILLGYKTNEFVDFLKASSKAELAQNLLFLLEDWGGNLPVVEVAEDCVLVRTKDQNVMELLLGQIKGKKIVLDEIGPTAVLVDKTRVQDVITVAEKLNLIINLTR, encoded by the coding sequence ATGAGTGGCGAATCGGTTTTATTGCAAGAATTAGAAAAACTCGAACTGAACGACCTAAAGAAGACAGCCGCTCTTTGGAACATTCCAAAACTTCCGTTCAAAGAAAAGAATAAGAACGTTAAGTTCCTTTTCGACAGTTTTCTAGATGAGTTCTACCTCAAAGGTGTACTGGAAAAACTCACTGTACTCCAAGTTAATATTTATACTTCTATCTTAAAAAATAAGAATGTTCTCACTTTGGGAGAGATTTCCCGAAAAGTAAACATTCCACCAATCAACGTGGAGATGGAACTTAACCTTCTCCGCAAATACCAACTCGTATACCAAAGAAAAAACAGAGAAAGACTTACCAATAACCTGGATAAGTACCATGCTTTCGACGAGCTGGCAGCCTTAGTTTCTTTAGACCAAAATCTGAAAGGAGACAAATACAAAGTCTCCGTCGAAAAACTTCTAGATCGTAAGAAGCTGACTGATATTTCCAATGAATGGAAAAAAGCAGTTAAGGCTCCTGCAAAGATAGACAGTATTCGTAAGTTTATTACTCACGCGACTTCTGACGAGGCGTATGAGGCGGCTATCGTATCCTTATCCGAATTGGAGAGAGATACTGTAGTTAGGATCTATTTGAGTGGTGGTGCGGCTGACGCGGACGATATCAGAAGTTTTATCGTAATGAGCAGAGGCAAGTACGAGACCATTATTCCTGCATTGGTCGAAAAGGGAATGATTGCGGACGTTTGTTTCGTAGAGGAGAAGTTCGTAAGAATTTTCGCTCTTCCGGAAGAACTTCTTAAATATATCCAAAACAATCCGATTCTTCCTTCCGTTAAAAAAGGAACTCGCCAAAGACAGGAAAAACTCGCAACGAACGAGTTGGACTTCTTCTTAAATACTAAAAAGTTACTTTCTTATATTAGTAGAAAAGGTTTGGTTCTGGCAAAATCCGGCAAAGTAAAACAAGCGGATCATAAAAGAACAGAACAGGAATTATTAAATCCGGATATCAGTATTTTCCCGGAAAAAAGCCAGATCTATCAGATGGAACTCATTCTTCCTATCCTGAAACTTTTGAATCTGGCAGATATCAAAGGGGAAAATATTATCCTGAGAGGAGACCTAGACGGTTTTCTTAGCAAAGATATTTTCGAGATCATGAAACTCGTCATCCATGAGGTGAACGAGGCTAGAATGAAACGTGTTAACCCTCCGGAAGTTTTCCAACCTACGGAAATGCCTTTTTATGATAAGATGATCTTGGACAAATGTGTGAACTTGATCATCAAGTCCAAACGTATCCATCTTTCCGTTATTTTCTCCAATATTATCAGAGAACATCTGATCTTTAGCCCGGGCTTCCGCACTAAAAATTTCCAGACGGATCTGGCAGATCTTCGTAAGGAGATCATGAGTGCGATCTTCTATCTGCATTTATTCGGATTATTAGAAGTAGAATATCCGAACCGATTCCTGACTCTTTCCAAGCTGGGAGAATACTTCTTCCAGACGGGAGAACTCGCGGGAGTTACGGAGAAGGGTGGTATTACAATCAACCCGGACTTCTCCGTGATCGCATTCCCGGAAAAAGTTTCTATTTACGGAATTCATCTTTTAAAAGCGTTCACAGAACTCAAAGATTACGACAGGGTTTATACTTTCGTTCTGACCAAGGAAGCCTACCAATTAGGAATTCTTCTGGGATACAAAACGAATGAGTTCGTAGACTTCTTAAAAGCTTCTAGTAAAGCGGAACTGGCCCAAAACCTTTTATTCTTATTAGAAGATTGGGGTGGAAACCTGCCTGTAGTAGAAGTTGCAGAAGATTGTGTACTTGTCCGAACCAAAGATCAGAACGTGATGGAACTTCTACTTGGTCAGATCAAAGGGAAGAAGATCGTTCTGGACGAGATTGGACCAACCGCAGTGCTTGTGGATAAAACTAGAGTCCAAGATGTGATCACAGTCGCTGAAAAATTGAACCTGATCATTAATTTGACTAGATAA
- a CDS encoding DUF4349 domain-containing protein, protein MEQFSGVSKFVKKFSLVFAGIFLFLFIVRLIYSYAVGPETNIVNQEQGSSINFDYGRKNYASEKFYTPQDKAPISASSQKYEKVAAVSSKTSEFDENEKKTRKMVEDVKGVIQYEQRSGLPGKRTLQLGIGVNPDKFDSVVESIQTIGVIDSISVNKTDKTNEYKNITATRISLEKSKAGLLGLKGKNGKIEELISLEKEILEIEGKIQDLGVKLGEFDQENEFCTIKFTLKETGAVSGGFITFLKKCKISLEWTIKYGLLFSFLYTFAAVGGWITWFFGVKILSYLRTKGIL, encoded by the coding sequence ATGGAACAATTCAGCGGCGTTTCTAAGTTTGTTAAAAAGTTTTCTTTAGTATTTGCGGGGATCTTTTTATTTCTATTTATAGTTCGACTCATATACAGTTATGCGGTAGGTCCGGAAACAAATATTGTAAACCAAGAACAAGGTTCTTCTATCAATTTCGATTATGGACGCAAAAACTACGCCTCTGAAAAGTTTTATACTCCCCAAGACAAGGCTCCAATTTCTGCATCTTCTCAAAAGTATGAGAAGGTAGCAGCAGTTTCTTCCAAAACTTCCGAGTTTGATGAAAACGAAAAGAAAACCCGAAAGATGGTAGAAGACGTAAAAGGTGTTATCCAATACGAACAAAGATCAGGACTTCCTGGCAAAAGGACATTGCAGCTAGGTATAGGCGTGAATCCGGACAAGTTCGATTCCGTGGTGGAATCCATCCAAACCATCGGCGTTATAGATTCTATTTCTGTAAATAAGACGGACAAAACAAACGAGTACAAAAATATCACAGCCACTCGTATTTCCTTGGAAAAATCCAAAGCGGGGCTTTTGGGTTTAAAGGGGAAAAATGGTAAGATAGAAGAATTGATCTCTCTAGAAAAAGAAATTTTAGAGATAGAAGGTAAGATACAAGACTTAGGAGTAAAGTTAGGCGAATTCGATCAGGAGAACGAATTCTGTACGATCAAATTTACTTTAAAGGAAACCGGTGCCGTTTCAGGCGGATTTATTACTTTTTTAAAAAAATGTAAAATATCTCTAGAATGGACAATCAAATACGGCCTGCTATTCTCTTTCCTATACACATTTGCAGCTGTAGGCGGATGGATCACTTGGTTTTTTGGAGTGAAAATTTTATCTTATCTCAGAACGAAAGGGATACTGTAA